The DNA sequence TTTAATAAGTTAATAGTGTGATCATATCATGAAGCAAAATAGcctttaaaatttgtatttctttGTGTGTGAAGTTAAGGGGGCATTTGTATGAGTTCAATTAGATTGATTGTtagattattttgttttatatttgaatttattgatAGGTGTGTATGGTAAATTGaagaattattattaaaatgcaacaaattaggatttatttattatcatacaaaaatacataaaattgtgagtaaataaagtaataataatttttataagtcTGTTTTAAGACCTTGTAATATggattaaaaatgattaatcaaCTACTTCAAGAGTGATAATATAATCATCCGACTGAATGACTGGGATGCGGAACGAGTTCTCCATTTTCTCCATTAGCATACAAATCAAAACatttatatctatttattttagtacgtactgacatatactccctcccgtccccaattaagagtcacacttgtATTTCTGCACtagttttgtaaaaatgataataataaatagttaaagtggaaaaatggtaaagtaagagagagaataatgtaaagaagactcttctctagcttattctctatcttattttactatttatcgactttaattatttattattatttttacaaaatgagtgtAGAAATgcaagtgtgactcttaatcggagaCGGAGAGAGCAGTAAAATTTAAGCTCTTTCGATCCCTTCAATTAGAATTCTGatagttaaattttaaaaatattacgaGCACTCACCGCAAGGAATTAGAAGTTTTGAAAGGGAGAATGACATTTCTTCAAATAGATTTGACCCagatttttattcaattttcactgtaatcaattttcaattgattgcAAATTGAAAActccattttaaatattgatattgattgATGAGGTCTATTTGTAACTCTGTGACACGTTACTCGTTCAATCccataaatattacttttatatattgttgtcaaataataaattcttgCTTACATGGTGCAACTATGTCATAGATTCATATCTTCATGATCTAGTAAGCATATAAGACGTAacaaatgtataaaaaaaaaaggcataTTCACTTGAAATATGTATAcattaattcaaattacagaatattctaattatcattaaacaaataattataaattacgaCATCATAGTATATTtagttatttgttttgttctgTCGTTTGTTTGgtttccctttttttctttgtgcTAGTTTCTAGCATCTACTGTATTTAATCTATCGATCAATTGGTGGTACGGTTAATGATTGTGAGCGgccaaaatattgataaatgtTCCAAAGTTCCAACTCATCTTCTTAATTAATGATGAAATAGTCTAATTACTTTTATCTACTAAGCTAATCATAAATGCTGAAATAGTCCAGTAAATCAcagtttttaatttctaaattaaaaataaatcaaatcccAAAATTAAAgcccttttttctttttcttacacGTAATGTAAGGTAACATAATTGTGTAAGAAtgtgagttaataaaataacCAATAAAACAAGTCAAAATAAGAGTAATATAACCTCTGCGCTTCAATTTTGGCATAGGATGTATGTATTTGTAAAAAGTGggcatttttcattttaaagaaAGTGGACATTTTTACCTATCAATGCATTAATTTAGTGGGAAGTTATCTGAATATCTTTTATACCGATAATTGTTCTTGCAGTTGCTTTTCACGATGCTAGTTTACTAGATTTggtttcatatatattaattacacaTAAGTTATTGTTAGGTACTAATAAACTGGATAGTCAAGGATAAGATAGTCACCAAATTTAGTAAGTGCAAAATTAACCAATGTATCaaagaaatagtagtatataattattctaaattatttttgtcaatcTATCGCACGATTCACAGCCACtcaaaaataaacacaaaatatgaTAGCAATACTGATAAAATCAATCTGTTGACTGTAGCTCTGAAATATGTGATTCGTAGGACATGTCTGCCTCGTATAGTCCAACTGATGACTGGGTTCAAACTCAAAgttaatattttgttacataaaacaaataaaactaaaagtcagcttgtgcatgaaTCCATGAAGcatgatttatatattaatatttgaagaCTTCTATGATAAGTGAAGATACGACCAAATTAACACGTTTAATTCTCCACTTATAAAGAAACCCCACGtaactaatactactaatatataaaaatttaacttaGTATGTCAAAAAAAGACAGTGGGTTGTCTCTTTCGGTAGTAAAATCTTAATTGCACCAAAAAATCTCTAACGCAGCCTTAAATTACCACGTGTACACGATGTCGGTCATGTAATCATTGTTTATACTACGAGTTTACCGTCCTCCAATCTACACTACAGTTTTCGAGTGTGATTTCAGTAagataataaattgataaattaaattactccactttttaatactactccatttttaAATACTCCACTAAGAATTGCAAAACTGCGTTGAGGTTTAAATTAAGTGTGTACGGATAACATTTTCCGAAATGAAGGTtgatcaataataaaataaattgggatCTACTAATAAACTTATATATTCTCCTGAATTCGTCTTCTTCggaataataatttagtagtattagtttCTGCACTATGtttgtgaattttgaaatGCGGTAAGGAGACAAGCCTCTTCAAAAaccttaatataaataaattaactgaTATTAGAAAAAATGGAGTACTTAATGATATTGATCGATAACTACCACAAAACCTAATAATAAATTCCGCTCAGCTCTTCCATTGATGCATTTATTCTTTGAGGCTATTGTCTAACGTGTGGATTAGGCAAGCTGCAATATAATGTGTGGTTTAGTACTTTAGTGAGATTACGTGTTAGCTTATAAttcatatggagtactatgTAATTCCTGTAAAAGAGGGTATTAGAAGTTATGCCATTTATATGTAATTtgaattgtaaaattatactccctccgtctcactttaggagtcccggttgagttcggcatgagttttaagaaatacaaatgaatgtaggtgaaaaaagataatggaatgtgggtcctacttttttatattagttttataataaaatgtgagtgggaaagggttagtggaatgtggggcctaataccatttatggaatatttcaaccggggctcctaaagtgagacatccaaaaatagtaaaccggaactcctaaaatgggacggaaggagtatatatttgatCTACAGATAAACACACTATATCAACAAAGATCAATTTCTAAGCATTTAAAACAACTAAGTGCGTTTATTTGATCAAGAAAGTTGACTCatatatatactcatatttcaaTCAATGACTAATCCCCACCTGATTTATATGCATATCAATGGGATAGCATGTCTTAGGATTTAAAACTGCTTCATACCTAAAGTCCCCTACCCATTTGATTAAAGATGGATGAGTCTCATTCACTCATACACACcccttaattttatttgttctctTATTAGTTATTCCATTTGTAGCATTATTCTCCATTACACACGTTAAAAAcgtaatgaaaataaatgcaataGCTTAAGACCTAGCTCTAATATAGTTGCAACTTTCATCTAGCTGAACCTAGCTctataataggagtactacaAAGTTACAAATATCATCAACACTTTCAATCACGAGTActtaaacattaaatttacactaaaaaaattaatattagtattttttttatcaggaAAATGGTACGCCATCTTTGACCCGCGtatgttttaataaaataattggtcTTGTGGGGATAAATGATTTATGGATCACTATTTATAACCAATACTGTctaattagaaatgaaatattttcttttttagtttattctattaaaaatgaaacatttcctaaattaaaaatatctctatttctattttttcatctctcttactttactctctcttcattaacttataaaataatactacataaAAACCTGTGCCGATTTCCAAACATTGCATATTTAGTGGAATGAAGGAAGTAcaattttttggtatattcTGGGTAATGCTATGTGGCCATAATGTGGCTGGCCACACAAGGACATAATAGTAACTgctcttattaaaataataattgtaatcAATGTAGTTATTAGTGTTATAGTGTTTTTACATAATAAACCTTGCCTATTAAAATCTGttggagtatttctttttagtatgcTACTACTATTTAGTTTCAATCCGATTTAtagcattaaaaatgaatctaacaagaaaatcaataaCCCTCTCGTCTACTCTTTCCTTCACTagaaaaatcaacaaagagaatgcttttttttttctttctattttctataCATATCAGGAatgctttttatttatttttctgtttttttcaatttatcagTTGCAATCAAAGAGAATTTGTTCACTACACCATAATCCATATCTTATAAAATGACAAGAACAGTAATGTTGATAATAATAACTTGATAAGTAACATTTATATTGTATCACACGTTAtcgttaaaaattaatagcttctaaaatatcatataataatatttaaaatttatcaattattttataattgtgttcaataatatttcatggattggtatcataattatttatttgcgtattatgaattatgatatattCATGTGTGTGCACTAATTAGAGAACTATATACATTGTTGTATTATGGCATCACTATGTTtgctactccttccgtctccgaaaattatgaaatcttttcttttaagtttgtcCTTGAAAAGTATTAACATTCTAATTTCggaaaatattttctctttaacgAGGTGAGACTAATTCtcaactaataatattatgcattaaaactcgtgccgaacaaAATGTTAATACTTCATTTGTACCACCATTAAGTGATTTGTATTagtatatgattaaaattttaactatcgaatgaattttaagaattattttgaattcaaattaattcatGTCTTAATTATTCAATGGAACctaatatcaaataaaattactaaagattattatcaaataaaattactaaagaTTATTCAATGGAacctaattatttaaattttcaattattttgaatttaaattaatttagatctcaattattcaattgaacttaagattaaataaattaccaaTTGAACCATGATCAGCCGAATTTTTCAAtaacaattgaaattttcaattcaacaTTCAATTGTTCAAATACATATGGATTTAGTATTAACTGAAACTACTAaggtatttaattaaatctaaaatttatttaaaattttcgactaccaaaaatggtaaaaaaaaaagaaacgtgacaaattttatgggacggacataaatagaaaaatgtgacaaaatttgagagacgaaaatatgataatttgtTATGATATAGAAAGATATAATTGATATGCTATATATCTTTCGTGAACATTATCTTTAAAAGTAAAGTATACTATACTATACTAATTTTTAGACAAAACACACCTAGAGATTCTTATACTAATATATGTGTGTTATTAGGTTCTTCTACAAATTTTTGGTTCATTATATCTTTGTACAAatgtattttgtttagttgggtcttagaattaaaatagttGGACTTGGACATTTCAATCCAtcttaaattcaatttaaatttaattgatattaGAGTCACTTTCCAAATTAAGGTTTTCAATTGAAGATTTTAGTTGATATTCGTCGGagttgaaatttaattaattattcaccAAAATTATACTTCATCAAATACTAGACTATAACACTATTGTTGCcgtaaattattattgatttgcaatttcaaatcattatgttttataattttttattcgcAAAGTATCCTAAGTATTATTAAATTCAGTTtaacttaaataaatgaaactacATTTAATAATGAAGTCTTCTTATCAtggaaaattcataaaatagttttaaaataaattgtactgcatattaatattatagtttcaatttcaatagatttttttattatagacTACATAAAAGTGTCGCAACTAAGTTAAGATATCAAATGATTTAATTCACTTTCATTGTTAATCTTATACTATTTCACTTAAAcgtaatatactactattattttatttttttatttttttgtaatttttaatattgaaaagcaattctttgtaaaaatatgtgttactcgtaaatctaaatattttatattattatggtTAAATGTAtgttgtaataaaatattgagaattagtataataacaaaattagtGAATAGGTAATTAAATTCGTATAGAAAATTACGtgaagattaaataatttttgttgcattattttgaattactaagaaaaaaaagactCTTTCCGCATTGAAAAcagtgtattttattttcataagtATGGATATGGatacatattatattttacataaaataattagttaagGGTACAACggtcttaaaataaaaaattacacttCCAAGGTGAGCTGATCTCATTAAATGAGcattaattatacaaattttattaatattttattattatggcTGAGCCATAATATGGCCATTTAGCACTACTGGTTCTAAAAAGATTTGTATAATTCAAACACAGCTTAAGAAGTTTCAACTCTCAATCccaacacaaaatcaaagaaGCATCGTTGCCCACTTGATTCTCGACACGTGTCCCCAAAACGTGTCTAGTATCTTCTGCACCCGTACACCGGCAGATTCCCGCCACGTGTCACCAAAAAATCTAGCGGTTAAACCCTCCATATTTATTCCCCAACCGAATTTCAAATCATTCATTTTTCCCCAAATCCTAAGAAACCCACAGATTCAAACAAAACTGAATCGCTTCAAACATTCCAATCCAGATGATTCGAAAATTCGACCGGAACCACCGCCGGATACTGAAATTCCCGGCGGTCAGCCCCTGCGAGGGAATATCCCCATCAACACTCCTCGAATCTCTGATCGCCCTCTCCCACGACATCTGCAATTTCCGGTTCAAACCCTTCGCATCCCAGCGCAAAAACGCGCGCGAAACGCTCCGGCAGATCTCAATCCTCTCGATATTCTTCGAGGAAATCCGCGAACACGCCCCGCACATCTCCGATTCGATCATCCTCTGCTTGTCGGAGCTCCACATCACGCTCCAGCGGATCCAGTTCCTCCTCTCCGATTGCGCCCGCGACGGCGCCAAAATGCTAATCCTCATGAAATCCCACACCGTCGCGACGCAGTTCCGGTCTCTGATCCGTACCGTCGCGACAGCGCTCGACATCCTCCCTTTAGACGCTATCGGAATCTCCGGAGAGATCAAGGAGTTAGTGGAGATGCTGTGGAAGCAGGCGCGGAAGGCGAAGATGGAGGTCGATGCCGCTGATGAAAGCGCTACTAAGAGAGTGCTTTTAGTCCTCAATCAATTTGAGAACCGGTTCGAGCCCGACCCGTTTATGATCCGCCGGGTTCTCGGGTATTTAGACATCAAGACGTGGGGGGAATGCCACCGAGAGATCAGATTTCTGGAGGAGGAGATTCGCGCAGGATATTCGGACGGGGACGAGAGAGAGGTGCCGTTGCTGAGCAGTTTAATCGGATTGTTGAGTTATTGCAGAGGAGTTCTGTTTGAGGACTACGATGTAGAAGTGATCAATCAATCAGATGGGAGAGGTAGCAATCTGGAGGTGCTTAATTGCTTGAATCCCGAGGATTTTCGCTGCCCAATTTCGCTTGAGCTCATGACCGATCCTGTGACCGTGGCCACCGGGCAGACATACGACCGTGTCTCTATACAAAAATGGCTGAAATCCGGGAATTTTGTGTGTCCGAAAACAGGGGAGAGGCTGGCCAGCACAGAGCTTGTCCCCAACACCAGCCTTAAGAAGCTTATCCAACAATTCTGCGCTGAATACGGCGTTTCGTTAGCGAAATCGAGCAAGAACAATCGAGATATTTCGAGGACTATCTTGCCGGGAAGCCCTGCAAATGCAGCAGCCATCAAATTCCTGTCTGAATATCTTACACTGAGCCTAGGTTATGGAACTGACCGCCAGAAGAGCAAGGCCGCCTACGAAATCCGGCTGCTGGCTAAGTCGAATCTCTTCAACCGGTGCTGCTTGATTGAATCCGGTTCGATCCCACCCCTCCTAGAACTGCTGGACTCGTCCGATCCCACAATGCAAGAAAACGCGGTTTCTGCGTTGCTGAAGCTGTCTAAGCAGCCGAGAGGGCAGAAATCGATCATTGAAAACGGTGGCCTCAATCCAATTCTCGCAGTGCTCAAGCACGGGAAGAGGCAGGAATCGAGACAGATCGCAGCTGCAACGATCTTCTACCTCGCCTCAATACACGAGCAACGCAGGAAGATTGGAGAGAACAAGGAAACAATCCCTTCCTTGCTGGAGCTGATCAGAGATGGCACCGCGTGTAGCAAGAAAAACGCGGTGGTGGCCCTCTTCGCGCTGCTGTTCTACCACAGGAACCGCGACAGGGCCATAGCAGCTGGCGCGGTGGCAACGCTGTTAGGCCTGTTGGATTCCTCAGACAGGGCTGAGGTGAAGACAGACACGCTGGCGGTTCTGTCCAGATTGGCAGACAGCTTTGATGGCTCGGTGCAGATCATGCTGGCTTCGGATTCAGCTCTGCCATCCATCCTGAGGCTGCTCTATGGTATAGAGACGCGGGCCGGGAAGGAATACTGCGTCTCAATCCTGCATTCGCTATGCCTCAACTGTGGAGCTGATGTGGTGCCTATTTTGGCGAAGGACGCGTCTCTGATGACCGCGCTCTACTCACTTGTCACTGAGGGAACGTCTCACGCTGGCAGGAAAGCGCGGTCGCTCATCAAGATCCTGCATAGATTCTGCGAGACGAGGTCGTTTGATCAGAAGAGGGAGCTCAGGCAAGAACAAGGACAGTTTATTGATGTGTGATGTTTGCTGCAACTTTTAGTCAGCTGCATTCCTCTGTGTAAATAGGGTCAGTCAAAAGGTGTGTGTATCTTCATAGAGGATATGATTCCTCTTTGTATTAATAGGTTTTAGCTCGAGTTTTAGGGAGCTAATTGCCTGCATAGTTCATCCATTTTGGGACATTCATACATATGTCCATTCTTTGCTGTAATAATACAGTGTGATATATTACATTCTAGTATGTACTTGAATAATTGATTTGGTTTTATTATCAATTCTAAGCTTATAAAAGCAAAATGTCACTTATTAGTTTGAGTTAATATTTAgcaattttgatatatatgttTGAAATTGCAAGATCATTGACCATGCAAGTTGCTAGTACTGGGGAGCAAAATccaatttatcttttcttaaGGGATAACATTGTAATTATTCAAATACTGCTGATAATATAAATACGGCGTCGTATGGGTGCGAATTGTTCCTGAACAAATAGTCCGTGATCAGTATAATTCAGCCGAAAAATAAGCGTCAATAGTTGGAAATCTTCTTCGATTACTCTGTAAGTTACTGTGATTCGAGTCTATCTCTTCATTTGTATGCGTGTATACAGCGGTACGTGCTGCTCAATGTCctcaaaatttttgtttttaatgcGTTTATTTTCGataaattgttgttttttttccttgtaGCAGACTGGAATGGCGACGGAAGGGCAGAAGCCATCAGCTGAGGAAGTAAAGACCGATCTATTTGAAGATGACGACGAGTTTGAGGAGTTCGAAATTGATCGAGGTGTGTATGATGAATTAGATTTTGatatgttatttattttttcaattttatgatgTGAATGCTGAATTGATTTCAATTGCCTAATGGAATTCTGTATGATATATGCATACTTGTTTGGTTTCTGTTATTTTGGGTGATAGTATAAATGTGGATTGATTTTTGTTATGAATTTGATGCATTGACATAAAAAGCTGGGTTTTGTTGATTGATCTACAATCTATATGCAGGAACTAATGCATTGAATGATTTGATCTGATTTTATCGCCATAACGTTTGTGTTTTTGATGCTGTTGATTGTGTGTGCAACAACTAATGCATTGCATGATTTGATTTGCCAACATATGGACTCTTTACTCTTTGTAACCAAGATGTGTCTCATAAGCAAACTGATGGATTAGGATCATATTTGTAGCCTTTAAATGTAATAATCTAGTAACAGCTTAGACATGCATATATATGGTTTCTGATGCTGTATATCTTTGCTTTTTTCATCAGTGTGTGAGGATTTGGCCGATTGGGATGAGCAAAACGAAGGCGAAGTAATAAATCAGCAATGGGAAGATGACTGGGACGATGATGATGTGAATGATGATTTCTCTATGAAGCTGAGGAAAGAATTGGAGAGCGAGGCTAAGTCCACATAACTTTGCTCATGTTTTACACCGATTTTTGTCTTAGGTTGTGCGTTGTGATTCTGGTTACtgaataattttcttaattcattTGCCTTATTGCCTATCATTTGTCTACTTgctttctttttcatattctATGCTTACCTCGAACATCTAGATTGTTGTCTTGGCTCTTATGTAGAGGATGGAGAGTAGGTTTGTTGCATTGCATTGAATTTGTGGTTTTACGTTGATAGTATTTCTACGACTCATCTTCACTAAGGCAGAGACCTTTATGAAGGTAGAGACTCGAGTCAAGGATCATGttcaaattttggaatttagagagaagagaagatgCATGCATTTGAATTCATCTTCTAGGCGACTTGTTGGAAATTTTTGTGCTAACACATAACCCATTGTGGTGAAGTCTAGTTGTATTTCCAACCCTTCTCTACTGTGGATAAATACTCTAGATAGATGGGGGAAGAAGTCCAATGATTCTTTCATTTGGCAATGGAGAATGCATTGGTATTAAAGCAGGGAAGTTCTTGTGGTAAACACTCCCAAACATCAATGATTAGCATAAGCAATTTGATTAACACACTGGGaatctttaaaaatttgtttttaaaagaTGCCCTTAATCCAATGTTTACATTTGCTTTTCAGGTAGGAGTACTTAATATTTTGCACTAATTTGAGTGCAACTCGGATTccattaaatttgttaaaccgcataaaaaagtatttaaaaaaactcaaGTAAATCTGttaggagtactactatactactatTCCTTTAGAAATTAGACAGCCTTTAGTAAATCTGTTAAATCTGGTATGTATCATCGCCACATATGTAGGTGTCATGTGTTCCCCTTGTGCCTGAGACGTCTTTCTTATCTCTTTGATGGAAACTTTGATTTGCTAGTATTAGTATAGGCTTTGTATTTGCTCTTCGTTATGGGTGCCCACAACTGGCTATGTTTCTTGCTtgtcttttttgtttttgttagcATTTGGGAGATTAGCTTGGTGCAGAGTGTTTGCTCCTTTTGTGGACCTGTCCATTTAATTCGCtgattttaaaagttaattttgtgggacaactgagaaatgtacaaaatttataatttaatttgcttaTATTGAAAGTAACTGGATTGACTAGAAGTTTGCCAagaattatgatttaaatgacatttttctataataaatCCTAATCAACAACACAGCACTAAACTAGAacagaaagaaattaaaattaaaacaataaacataaaaactgAAATCAAGAATCTTAGTCAAAGAATAACGCCCATTCTAAAAACATTTATCGTGGCAATACTTCGTATAGTAGATGATACACCCTCTTCATGAAAACTATttgttctctctctttctaaaAAAATGCCAAGTTTTAACTCGAAGTATCCTTTAGAGAATCACCCTCGGTGGTcatgaaaatacaaaattttaaagtaaCCAAATggtataattcaaaatattataataaatggacaacaaattttaccttttttctaGCTGCCTTAAACATAAGTAGTCTCACTCTCAGAAAAAGGTCGGGGTAGGAAattcaaatatagtaaatggATACATTAAAGCATTTTCATTAGGATCTTGAGATTCATAAGTAGTCACACTCTCAAAAAAAGGTCAGGGTAGGAAATTCAAATACAACAAATGGATACATTAAAGCATTTTCATTAGGATCTTGAGATTCTCGATGTCTTTTGACTGTGGGCGTGATATATCCTCCTTTGGAACCTCTTGTTTCAGATCTCCGGTCATGTTGAAAAGTATTCCTATCGCAGTACCGTCTCGTTTGCTTTTTACGGCAACACCGTTCAACATATTCCCGTGAAAGACTTTTGCTTTGTTTATGGCTTCGAGACCATTAGTAGTGATGGGTAGGAGTGGGAATATGaatatcgggtattgggttTATCCATACCCGACCCGATATCCACCGGGCattggatacccaatatccaattttatagGATTGGGTATGGGATAggatattaaaatttaaaataaatcgggtattgggtaaCCCGAATGGGTATCGGATATTATCtgaatatccaatttattatttaaagcattttttaaattaggtttagccATTTTAGGCTTCAAGAGCTGAgccaatttatttactaattacaaTTTACTAGGTTAACTTTCTCtaaacttatataaataagtcGATCTCTCTTACTCTAGGTCACGGCTTCTCCAAACTCTCAAGTTTTACGTATTGCATAATCAACTCATgtggtttttatattttagttaattattttgacttttgaacAATATTATTGGTTGCTTCTACggtttaattaaatgcataacttttattattttacttacataTTGCATAACTAATccccataaatataatcatagacttgtgttaaaatgataacaccttttaaagtgacaccgtgacaccacatatctaacaatattataaacgctacacaacaatattataaacgctatacaacaatctatagattgctgtatagcgtgttggatatattgctgtatagcgtgttggatattgctggccgagaaaaaattgttgtatttGTATACTGCTGGCCGAAATTTTTTCacttgagcattttttttttattgccacatggcagcttattattcgtccacgtgtacaaatgattggctaggaatggtggtatggtgttattttaagaggtgttgtcattttacgCACCTCTATAAtcatatactttaaaataaaagtaacatattttttatagttttatactacaaaataaatgcaacattaaagatattagtcaatttaaatatttctaaatttatattaatataataaaatttgaattttttttactccctccgtcctagtTTAAGAGTCaaattttgccataaaagtccgtcatagtttaagagtcacatttataattttccatatttggtcataaaattttatcccattattcaa is a window from the Salvia hispanica cultivar TCC Black 2014 chromosome 1, UniMelb_Shisp_WGS_1.0, whole genome shotgun sequence genome containing:
- the LOC125213140 gene encoding U-box domain-containing protein 19-like, with protein sequence MIRKFDRNHRRILKFPAVSPCEGISPSTLLESLIALSHDICNFRFKPFASQRKNARETLRQISILSIFFEEIREHAPHISDSIILCLSELHITLQRIQFLLSDCARDGAKMLILMKSHTVATQFRSLIRTVATALDILPLDAIGISGEIKELVEMLWKQARKAKMEVDAADESATKRVLLVLNQFENRFEPDPFMIRRVLGYLDIKTWGECHREIRFLEEEIRAGYSDGDEREVPLLSSLIGLLSYCRGVLFEDYDVEVINQSDGRGSNLEVLNCLNPEDFRCPISLELMTDPVTVATGQTYDRVSIQKWLKSGNFVCPKTGERLASTELVPNTSLKKLIQQFCAEYGVSLAKSSKNNRDISRTILPGSPANAAAIKFLSEYLTLSLGYGTDRQKSKAAYEIRLLAKSNLFNRCCLIESGSIPPLLELLDSSDPTMQENAVSALLKLSKQPRGQKSIIENGGLNPILAVLKHGKRQESRQIAAATIFYLASIHEQRRKIGENKETIPSLLELIRDGTACSKKNAVVALFALLFYHRNRDRAIAAGAVATLLGLLDSSDRAEVKTDTLAVLSRLADSFDGSVQIMLASDSALPSILRLLYGIETRAGKEYCVSILHSLCLNCGADVVPILAKDASLMTALYSLVTEGTSHAGRKARSLIKILHRFCETRSFDQKRELRQEQGQFIDV
- the LOC125202552 gene encoding protein DELETION OF SUV3 SUPPRESSOR 1(I)-like, giving the protein MATEGQKPSAEEVKTDLFEDDDEFEEFEIDRVCEDLADWDEQNEGEVINQQWEDDWDDDDVNDDFSMKLRKELESEAKST